The sequence CTGACCGACAACGCCTATCAGGACAAAATGGCCGACGCCATACTGACCGGCATTAAGAAGTATTTCTCGCACAATCCGCCACTGTCCAAGAACCAGATGACATAACTAGTATCTGCTCACCGCTTTTGGTGGCAATGTGCAGACATAAAAAAAGGGTATGGCGCAAACAAATGCGTCATACCTTTTTTTACATCTGATCCATCGCTCTGATGGCAGCAGATTACATCAGCATTAAAGCACCATAAATCTTAGGCTGTACAACAAGCTGCATTTTCAGCAGCCCTAAGCTTGCTGCCCTTTTAGCTTTTGATACAGTTTCCATATCGCACCCAAAACCACAGGGATCGCTGCTGCGCCGACGCCAAGCAATACAATCGTATTTAAATGATCACGAATGATTGGCATATTTCCAAAGAAATATCCCGCTGACACCAGACCGACGACCCATAACAAAGCGCCAGTGATGTTGAAAAACTGAAACTTTGAAAATGTCATCTTGGACACGCCAGCCACAAAGGGCGCGAAAGTGCGGACAATGGGGACGAAGCGCGACAAAATGATGGTTTTTCCGCCATGATGTTCATAAAACGCATGCGTCCTTTGTAAAGCCTTTTGGTCCAGCCATCGATAATCGTGGGAGTAGACTTTCTCCCCGATCTTGCTACCGATCCAATAATTCAGCGTATTACCAGTGGTCGCCGCGATGATCAGCAAACCCATCAATAGCCAAATATTCATTTCGCCCATCGCGCAAAATGCACCGCCGATAAACAGCAATGTATCGCCAGGCAAAAATGGGAATACAACCAATCCTGTTTCACAAAAGACAATTAAAAATAACACCATATAGATTAAGGTGCCGTATTCCTTAATCAAGAATCCTAAGGATTTGTCAACGTGCAGAATCACGTCGATGAATTGCATAAAGTCCATAACTCTCCTAATGGTTGCGCGAAATAATACACTACACGGTTAGCCGAAAAAGCCAATGTCACTAAAAAAAATCACACACGGATTACCAGTAGACGACCGTTCATGCGCGAAACGATCGTAAATCAACGAAAATCATAAAACGCTCTTGCCGGTCTGTGCCGGTCAAAAGTAGTGCTTATACAAAACTTCCCCACCAGTACCACCTGACGACGGCCTTAATAAGGTGGTCGTCAGGTGCGCCACCGCTTGAGCGGTCTTGCGTCCATCCTAAAAAATAGAGATACCTTACTCCAGACAAGAATCAAGCTTCAGGGTTCGGTATAAT is a genomic window of Glaciimonas sp. CA11.2 containing:
- a CDS encoding VTT domain-containing protein is translated as MDFMQFIDVILHVDKSLGFLIKEYGTLIYMVLFLIVFCETGLVVFPFLPGDTLLFIGGAFCAMGEMNIWLLMGLLIIAATTGNTLNYWIGSKIGEKVYSHDYRWLDQKALQRTHAFYEHHGGKTIILSRFVPIVRTFAPFVAGVSKMTFSKFQFFNITGALLWVVGLVSAGYFFGNMPIIRDHLNTIVLLGVGAAAIPVVLGAIWKLYQKLKGQQA